The following are from one region of the Lacinutrix sp. Bg11-31 genome:
- a CDS encoding DUF2911 domain-containing protein: protein MKKLLMIALVFTASFTVNAQIETPQPSPAAKVEQKVGLTDLTLEYSRPGMRGRTIYGNLVPYGKLWRTGANKNSMITFSDDVTIGGKEVKAGSYAIFTTPNEKSWDVVFYANTDNWGTPAKWDDSLVAAKVTVDVMNMPMKMETFTMLFDDLTNDSAMLGILWESSYVGIKIEVPTAKKMNASITKVMNGPGVSDYYGAARYNLESGGDIKQAVTWIDKAIEMSKDDPKFWMLRQQSLIHAKAGNTKMAIKAAKASLAGAEKAGNADYVKMNNDSIKEWGGM from the coding sequence ATGAAAAAACTATTGATGATTGCTTTAGTGTTTACAGCTTCTTTTACTGTAAATGCTCAAATTGAAACACCACAACCAAGTCCTGCTGCAAAAGTAGAGCAGAAGGTAGGTTTAACAGATTTAACGTTAGAATATTCTAGACCAGGAATGAGAGGGCGTACTATATATGGGAATTTAGTGCCTTACGGTAAATTATGGAGAACAGGAGCTAACAAAAACTCTATGATTACTTTTAGTGACGATGTTACTATTGGAGGAAAAGAAGTAAAAGCAGGATCTTACGCTATTTTTACAACACCAAACGAAAAGTCTTGGGATGTTGTTTTTTATGCTAATACAGATAATTGGGGAACACCTGCTAAATGGGATGACAGTTTAGTTGCTGCTAAAGTAACTGTAGATGTTATGAACATGCCTATGAAAATGGAAACATTTACGATGCTTTTTGATGATTTAACAAACGATTCTGCAATGTTAGGTATCCTTTGGGAAAGTTCTTATGTTGGTATTAAAATAGAAGTTCCAACAGCAAAGAAAATGAATGCTAGTATTACTAAAGTAATGAATGGTCCTGGAGTTTCAGATTATTATGGAGCTGCACGTTACAACTTAGAATCTGGAGGAGATATTAAGCAAGCTGTAACTTGGATTGATAAAGCTATTGAAATGTCTAAGGATGATCCTAAATTTTGGATGTTACGTCAACAATCTTTAATCCACGCAAAAGCAGGAAATACTAAGATGGCTATTAAAGCTGCAAAAGCGTCTTTAGCAGGAGCAGAGAAAGCAGGAAATGCTGACTATGTAAAAATGAATAATGATTCTATTAAAGAATGGGGAGGAATGTAG
- a CDS encoding TetR family transcriptional regulator C-terminal domain-containing protein: MAKKKNINENDIILFYMDYVLEHNHQPKSVSSFTKHNNFEELKFYEFFDSFETVEKHVFKAFHDNTIIALNKSVDYSGFEPRNKLLSYYYTFFENLTANRSYVVYALHKQNNSLKSYKSLAKLKSSFSHYIQDLGIELIDVKEDRLEKIQNRGLKETAWLQLLLTMKYWMDDDSPSFGKTDIFIEKSVNTSFDALNIAPLKSLIDFGKFIFKEKIKKS, encoded by the coding sequence ATGGCTAAAAAGAAAAATATTAATGAGAATGATATCATTTTATTCTACATGGATTATGTTTTAGAGCATAACCACCAACCAAAATCAGTGTCTAGTTTTACAAAGCATAACAACTTTGAAGAATTAAAATTTTATGAATTCTTTGATTCTTTTGAAACAGTTGAAAAACATGTATTTAAAGCATTTCATGATAATACAATAATAGCTTTAAACAAAAGTGTAGACTATTCAGGTTTTGAACCTAGAAATAAACTATTAAGTTACTACTATACTTTTTTCGAGAATTTAACAGCTAATAGAAGTTATGTGGTATATGCATTACACAAGCAAAATAACAGTTTAAAATCTTACAAATCTTTAGCAAAACTAAAATCTAGTTTTTCCCATTATATTCAAGATTTAGGTATTGAACTTATTGATGTAAAAGAAGACCGCTTAGAAAAAATTCAAAATCGAGGGCTAAAAGAAACAGCATGGCTACAATTGTTATTAACTATGAAGTATTGGATGGATGACGATTCTCCTAGTTTCGGAAAAACAGACATTTTTATAGAAAAATCAGTTAATACTAGTTTCGACGCTCTAAATATTGCACCTCTAAAAAGCTTAATAGACTTTGGGAAATTTATTTTCAAAGAAAAAATAAAGAAGAGTTAA
- a CDS encoding AarF/ABC1/UbiB kinase family protein encodes MKTIDKIPTSKIQRASKLVQTGAKVGVNYLKYYGDKLTKTEEEAKSRLNENNAEDIYDGLKKLKGSALKVAQMLSMEKSILPQAYVEKFSLAQFSVPPLSAPLVIKTFKKYFGKLPNEIYDTFNSTSVNAASIGQVHLAEKDGKKLAVKIQYPGVADSISSDLAMVKPIAIQMFNIKGKDSDKYFKEVENKLVEETNYILEIAQSKEIVAACKHISNLKFPEYYEELSSERIITMDWMDGEHLSEFTAYNTDQEKANKIGQALWDFYMFQMHELKKVHADPHPGNFLISKEVELIALDFGCMKTIPEEFYVPYFELAKRESIDNAEIFDTKMYQLEILREDDSPEELAFFRSLFHEMLSLFTQPLQSETFDFSDPEFFGKITELGQKYSKSAELRKMNGNRGSKHFIYINRTFFGLYNLMFDLKAQDIKINNYKTL; translated from the coding sequence TTGAAAACAATAGACAAAATACCAACATCAAAAATTCAGCGTGCTTCAAAGCTTGTGCAAACAGGTGCTAAAGTTGGCGTTAACTATCTTAAATACTATGGAGATAAATTAACAAAAACCGAAGAAGAAGCAAAGTCTCGTTTAAACGAGAATAATGCTGAAGATATATACGACGGACTAAAAAAACTTAAAGGAAGTGCACTAAAAGTGGCACAAATGCTAAGTATGGAAAAGAGTATTTTACCACAAGCTTATGTGGAAAAATTTTCTCTTGCGCAATTTTCTGTACCACCACTTTCTGCTCCTTTAGTAATTAAAACATTTAAGAAATACTTTGGCAAATTGCCTAATGAAATCTACGACACCTTTAATTCAACGTCTGTTAATGCTGCCAGTATTGGTCAAGTGCATTTAGCAGAAAAAGATGGGAAGAAGCTTGCTGTGAAAATTCAATATCCTGGTGTCGCAGATAGTATTTCTAGTGATTTGGCAATGGTAAAACCTATTGCAATCCAAATGTTTAATATTAAAGGAAAAGACAGCGACAAATACTTTAAAGAAGTAGAGAATAAATTGGTTGAAGAAACTAATTATATTCTTGAAATAGCTCAAAGTAAGGAAATAGTAGCTGCTTGTAAACACATTTCAAATTTAAAATTTCCAGAGTATTATGAAGAATTATCTTCCGAAAGAATAATTACTATGGATTGGATGGATGGTGAACATTTAAGCGAGTTTACTGCCTACAACACCGATCAAGAAAAAGCAAATAAAATAGGTCAAGCACTTTGGGATTTCTATATGTTTCAAATGCACGAGTTAAAAAAAGTACATGCAGATCCGCATCCTGGTAATTTCTTAATTTCGAAAGAAGTGGAACTAATTGCTTTAGACTTTGGATGTATGAAAACCATACCAGAAGAGTTTTATGTTCCCTATTTTGAATTAGCAAAGAGAGAAAGCATAGACAATGCCGAAATTTTCGATACCAAAATGTATCAATTAGAGATTTTACGTGAAGACGATTCTCCTGAAGAATTAGCCTTTTTCAGAAGCCTATTTCATGAAATGTTAAGTCTCTTCACACAGCCTTTACAAAGTGAAACATTTGATTTTTCCGATCCTGAATTTTTTGGTAAAATAACAGAATTAGGTCAGAAATACAGTAAGAGTGCTGAGTTGCGTAAAATGAATGGTAATAGAGGTTCTAAACATTTTATCTACATCAATCGTACGTTCTTTGGCTTGTATAATTTAATGTTCGATCTAAAAGCACAGGATATTAAAATCAATAATTATAAAACTTTATAA